The following is a genomic window from Brachionichthys hirsutus isolate HB-005 chromosome 15, CSIRO-AGI_Bhir_v1, whole genome shotgun sequence.
tgcgtgcgtgcgtgcgtgggagACGTGAGCCACGGCGGCCGCTCAGAGAACGCTAGAAGGTTTATTTATtcctcagctcctcttcctcctcttcctccctccattaGCCCCGCCCAGCCTTCCCAGCACTCACCGGCCGTGCTTTTACTGGTTTTACTGGCAGGAAGGCCGACTCGTCTCCGGCAGCGCACTCTGCTGCGTTTGGGTCTTTCTCTGGGCCTGGAAAGCGAGCAGAACGCGATGAATCCTGAAGTGGGGCGGGTCTCTGAACGTCACACCTGAGTCTTGTTGTCATTAgtctttaggggggggggggggcgggggcgtaggagagagagagagagagaggagaggaaaatcaGCAGCAGGGCGCAATACTCTGACGCTCGGCCCGCCTTCATTGCGGCCGATGAAGCGCCACGTCTGTTGTCGTATGGAGATTACAGCCAGCAGCGTTGTGGACACGCCTCCTCGCTCTCAGTGGCGTTGTGGACACGCCTCCTCGCTCTCAGTGCGCCCTGAGCTCCGGCTCCTGATGGACGGGCCGCCCCCCCAAGCTCCGCTCTGCAGAACTCTGAGGTTCAGGTAGgacagtgcgtgtgtgtgtgtgtgtgtgtgtgcgtgtgtgtgtgtgtgtgtgtgtgtgtgcgtgtgtgcgtgcagcacGGATCTCCCACCACCTCTGGTGTtgtttattatgggatgtcggcgttgtgtgtgtgatcccGTTCAGACTCCGGGCCGTCGCCCCAAAGACCAACGGTTGTGTTGCCAGGTTGGGCATCGATCTAGCGGAAATAAACCGTTTAAAGGAACGGCGAGAGTTCCCACACGCACTTGAATGCATCGCTGGGATGACTGGGCGGCGCCCAGCGGTCCCGGGAGGACGAAGGTCGCATCAATCTCTGTCTCATCTCGTTTTCCGACGGAACGGCGGAACGCGATTCGCCGACGGCTCGCGGGATGAGTCCACGTTGCTACTGCAGGCGTTCTTGTTGTTTGTGATTGGTCCACGGAGAAAAGAGCCCTGCGGGTAGTCTGTTACCTGCGTGCACGCACCCGACGCACCTGGGCCGGCGGTTTCATCGTGAACCTCTGACGAGACGCTTTGTTGGATCAAATCAATAAAGTTTCATCTTTTTAAAAgcctcagaaagaaaaaaaaactgcttctGCCAAAACGTTAAAACTCTGCGACTCATTCGAAGCGTGATTGATCTATCGATAATTATAGACCGAGTATTCAATAAGTCGAATAGATTCTAGTCGTTTGGATCCGGTCGGTCGGATGCACGGGGAGCGCTTCCTCATCCGACGGGATCAGGTTTCCATCGGGAGACGAGCCCTTCCTGCAGCCCGGTCAGGTTCTGATGCCGACTATAgtcagcacgcacacacacacacgcacgcacacacacacacgcacacacacacacacacacgcacacacacgtttagTGCATCTAGTCGACGTTTGAACGAATTTTTATAGACACGAGGTCATAAAATGCGTGAGTCTATCGGATGTGATCAGTCCACAAAGAAGTACTACGATGACGTACTGAAGTAAAAGTACCATTACACACAAGTAAAAACCCTTCAGTAGTAAAAGTATGCGGTAGTTGAGTGGTTCTGGTCTGATGTTAATCTCAGTCCGCTAATCCAGGATTACGTAACTCCTCGGACGCAGCGGCAGGATTACACGCCCAATCCAAATGTTCTGGCCCGTCGATCCCAAACGGCCGAGAATCAGATCATTGATCAGAACCGATCAGAACCGATCAGAACCGATCAGAACCGATCAGAACTGATCTGGCCGATCGAAGCATTGATCACACGGCAGCCCAAACAAACCGGATCAGTAACGGTAGCATTATGTTAAACTCCACCGCTGCCTGGCGCCTGCTCTCCCAGCAGAggttgttgctatggaaacgccCCCCCGGTGGCCGTCCCAGGACCTTGTTTACCGGGGAGGCTTCGTGAAGGAGGCGCGCTGCTCGGCGGCGTCCACAGCGGAGGGAGCTGGCGACGGCCGAGGAACGCCGCCGAGGACCCGTGTGCTCGCCGGCGCCCCCTAGCAGCTCGGTAAATCCGTCCTCTCGCGTCTCAGATCCCGCGGCCTCCCCAAGCTGAAGGAGTCGACGTCCCACGAGTCTCTGCTGAGCCCGGGCAGCGCCGTGGAGGCTCTGGACCTGAACATGGAGGAGGGCGTGCTCGTCAAGCCGCTGCACAGCAGCATCCTGGGACAGGAGTTCTGCTTCGAGGTGAGTCCCCGGGCCGGGGCGCCGCTGAGAGGGTCCCGGGTGTcacggcgtctctctctctcgcgtgTCAGGTGACCTTCTCCGGAGGCAGCAAGTGTTTCAGCTGCACGTCGGCCGCCGAGCGAGACAAGTGGATGGAAAACCTGCGGCGGACGATCCAACCCAACAAGGTGCGGCGCGGCCCCGACCTTCAGGTCGACCTTTCGTCGAGCTTTGTTCCCGCGTTTTAATTTGCGCTGGTCTGCGTTTCCAGGACAACTGTCGCCGGGCGGAGAACCTGCTGCGGCTGTGGATCATCGAAGCCAAAGACCTGCCGCCCAAGAAGAGATATTTCTGCGAGCTGTGCCTGGACGACGTCCTCTACGCCCGGACCACCAGCAAGACTCGCCGCGACAGCCTGTTCTGGGGCGAGCACTTCGACCTCACCGGCCTGCCCGCCACGCGCAGCGTCACCGTGCACGTGTACCGCGACgtggacaagaagaagaagaaggacaagaacAACTACGTGGGGCTGGTCAACATCCCGGTGGCGGGCGTGACGGGCCGGCAGTTCGTGGAGAAGTGGTACCCGGTCAGCACGCCGGCCCCCAGCAAGGCCAAGGGAGGCGGGCCCTCGATCCGCATCAAGTCCCGCTTCCAGACCGTCTCCATCCTGCCCATGGAGCAGTACAAGGAGTTCGCCGAGTTCGTCACCAACAGCTACTCCACGCTGTGCTCGGTGCTGGAGCCCGTCATCAGCGTCAAGAACAAGGAGGAGATGGCCTGCGCCCTGGTCCGCATCCTGCAGAGCACCGGGAGGGCAAAGGTCAGACCGCCGGTAGCCAATCGGGCGCGGCTAGCAGCCGGCTAGCTTAGATTATCATCAGCCAGCGTGGCTTTTTGTTACTGAAGGTAGCGACTGccgtcttctcctcttcctcctcttcctccctcccccccgcGCAGGACTTCCTCACCGACCTGGTGATGTCAGAGGTCGACCGCTGCGCCGACCACGACGTCCTGATCTTCAGGGAGAACACGCTGGCGACCAAAGCCATCGAGGAGTACCTGAAGCTGGTGGGACAGAAGTACCTGCATGACGCACTcggtgagtgcgtgtgtgtgtgtgtgcgcgtgcgtgtgtgcgtgtgcgtgtgtgtgcgtgtgcgtgtgtgtgtgtgtgtgtgtgtgcgtgtgtgcgtgtgttacacGTCATCGTTATCATGATGTCATCCTCATTCCTTCTCAGAACGCTGAAACCAGAATAAATCGGGTTCTCTTCGCTGCATCGTCTCGATTGGTTGAAATAAAACGCCCAGAATAGTTCAGAACTTGACGGACGACCCGTAAACGTCGGCCGTGGACCGAAGGCTCTACTTTATCTCTACCGTCGAACTATTTTTAGCAGAAGCAACATCGGTTCCGAACCTCAAACGATTTCTGCtcctttcatttgtttatttatagacGACGGTTTCCGTTTCATTCCGGTGACGGAACCCGGCGCCGCGATTGGTTCAGCTGCCGTGCCAAGCGACCAATGAGAGTGAGGCTTGTCTGTGTCGCCCTGTCACCAGGGGAGTTCATCAAGGCTCTGTACGAGTCGGACGAGAACTGCGAGGCGGATCCCGGCCGCTGTTCCGGCGCCGACCTGTCGGAGCACCAGAGCAACCTGAAGATGTGCTGCGAGCTGGCGTTCTGCAAGATCATCAACTCCTACTGGTACACAGAGTACACGCCGGAGTACACGCCGGGGTACACGCCGGGGTACACAGAGTACACGCCGGGGTACACGCCGGGGTACACAGAGTACACGCCAGAGTACACGCCAGAGTACACATTAGAGTACGCAGAAATGGATTCAGCTTTTACTGAAGGAAAAtcgaatatttaaaaatatatatatatatatttgtgtgaaTAAATTACTTTTGCCGATTCCGTTCatcctgaacatttcaaatatcAGTATTGCGTTATTGATCCGCTCCGTGATCCACTGCCAGTCACCGAAACGATCAgcccgccccctgctggcaggAAGAGCTAAAAACGCGTCGGAACCGTTTAAACTTGATCTGCCAGTGTGTTCGCCAGcattgatctgattggctgaagggCCACAGAACTTCGTGGCGTCTCGCTCCCCGAACGTCGACCACGCCCGAGtgacctcctctctcctcagcgTGTTCCCCCGGGAGCTGAAGGAGGTGTTCGCGGCGTGGAAGCAGCAGTGCGTCGCCCGAGGCCACCAGCAGGACATCAGCAAGCGTCTGATCAGCGCCTCGCTGTTCCTGCGCTTCCTCTGCCCCGCCATCATGGCGCCGTCTCTCTTCAACCTGATGCAGGAGTACCCGGACGACCGCACGTCCCGGACGCTCACGCTGATCGCCAAGGTCATCCAGAACCTCGCCAACTTCACCAAGTGAGAACGGTTTCCCCGTGTCGCGCCTGAACGGGGAGGAGTCGACCTTTCAGGGGCGTCGTTCTCTCTGACGGTTCGAGGCGTTTGTCCTCCGCAGGTTTGGAAACAAGGAGGAGTACATGGCGTTCATGAACGACTTCCTGGAGCACGAGTGGGCGgggatgatgcgtttcctgtcgGAGATCTCCAACCCGGAGACGCTGTCCAGCACGCCGGGCTACGAGGGCTACATCGACCTCGGCCGCGAGCTGTCCGTCCTGCACGCGCTGCTGTGGGAGGTGGTCGCTCAGCTGGacaaggtgtgtgcgtgtgtgtgtatgtgcgtgtgtgtgtgtgcgtgtgtgtgtatgtgcgtgtgtgtgtgtgtgtgtgtgcgtgcgtgtgcgcgtgatGACTCACAGATTTACTTACTTTGGACGGGTCTCCGGCGGTAGCGTCGTTTCATAATAAAGATGGTTCTAGCCTAGTTAGCAGgcgttagccgttagcagctaacagctagagagagaaaggggaggagtcaggtgtttgtttgtttttatcgcCGTTAATGATCAGTTCTtcatcagtgatgtcattaaCCACATTAACGCTGCGTGGCTGAACTTCACAGCATGGCCttaactcctccccctccccctgcccctccccctcacctGTCCGAGTGTCAGCATGGCTCGGCTTCCTGTTGCGTGTTCTGATCCGTAGTCGCATGTTGTTGTAgttggtttcatttttgttttgtttcccccccccctccttctgttcacttcctgtctggccaATTCAATCTGTTGCCACCATTTTGGTTTTGCTGTCCTCCCATCACCAATGCATCCTGGTGCTTCCAttcaaaccacacgcacacacacgcacacacacacgcacacacacacacacacacacacacacacacacgctcgccgGCGACCCCAGGGTGAAAATTCCTTCCTGCAGGCCACCGTAGCGAAGCTGGGCCCGCTGCCGAGGATTCTGGGAGacatctctcgctctctggccacgcccacgccggtccagcagcagctacGACGCTTCCAGGACCACAACTCCGCCCACAGCATCAGCGGCAGCCTGTCGTCAGGGTTACAGCGAATCTTTGAGGACCCAGCTGACAGGTAACCAATCAGCTGATTAGCAGTCAATCGTCCACGTCCGAgagagtaatcagattacaggCGTTCTGACCTTTGAACTCTCATCGCTTCCTGCAGTCGCGGCGAGGTCCGCAGCCTGCAGTCGCCGGTCAGCGACCTGATGGAGGGCTACGTCCGGGGGCCACGCCCCCTGCAGCGCCCCCCCGTCCGCGCTCCGGAGGAGCGGGACGACCCGCTGCCCAACGGGCGCAGCGTCTCCCTGGTGGACCTGCAGGACGCCCACAGCCTGCacgggccgccgccgccatcgcaCCACGAGGCCCCGCCTCGCCTCAGCAGGGCGGGCTCCCAGGCTTCCATTGGCCCCGCCCCGCTCAACTACCCCCACTCCAACCCCGTGACCCCCAAGGCCAAGGCTCCGCCCAGAGACTGTCAGCCGCAGAGCGCGCCGCAGGTGAGGCGGccgctggccccgcccccgccgctCGGCCAGCAGCGGAGCCTCCAGCCTCTGTCCTTCCAGAACCCCGTCTACCACCTGAGTAACCCCGCCCACGGCCCGCCCACACGCCCCGCCCACGACTCCAGCTCCGAGAACCTGAGCACCGAGAGCTCCCACAACAGCCACAGCAACTCCGACGACGCCGGCAGCCAGctgggggtcaaaggtcgcgcTCCGTCCAGCAGCAGCCCGGACGAGTCGGGCAGTAGGCGGAGCACGCGGAGCGAGGAGTGTCCGGCGCCCCGCCGGCACGCGGCCACGGCGGTGGCCGTCCCACGCCAGAGCACGACGGCGGGCACCGCCCACATCGTCAAGGTGGAGCAGCAGAgcaggggagggggcggggccatgaCGCTACGCTCCATCCCTCACAGCGCGTCGctacgcagcagcagcagcgccaacACGGAGCCCACGCCCACCGCCGGCCTCGCCGCCCGCCAGCAGACTGCCTCTCCCGTGGAGAACGTAGCTCCGCCCCCGAGGACCGCCTCCAAGCAGCAGGTACAGTAGAGAGACGTGGCGGCGCGTAAACAGTCAGAGAAACACGCCGCCGACGCTTGTTTGTGTTCAGGTGGCGTCTCCGGTGgaggcggtggcggtggcgaTGTCCCCGGTGGAGAGGACGGCGGCGTGGGTGCTCAACAACGGCCAGTACGAGGAAccggaggcggaggaggaggaggaggaggaggaaggggcgggAGGAGCGAGGAGCAAAGAGGAGGGCGGGAACACGGAGAAGGTACGAGACGCCTAGCCGGCCGCACAGGAAGCTGCATGATCCCGTTAGCGACGGCGGTGCTAAattaagctcctccccctgccccccccccctgctccctcAGTACGAGCTGGAGATCTCCCGGCTGAAGGAGCGCCTGCGCGCCTCCGGGCGCCGCCTGGAGGAGTACGAGCGGCGGCTGATGGCGCAGGAGCAGCAGatgcagaagctgctgctggagtacAAACGCCGTCTGGAGGACGgcgaggagaggatgaggaggcagcaggaggagaaggacggCCAGATGAAGAGCGTCATCTGCAGGTCCGGGGACACTCCGCCCGGCTGGGCCGCAGGGGCGGGCGAAGCCAGCGCGCCCAGTAAAcgattagcgtgtgtgtgtgtgtgtgtgtgtgcgcgcaggctgatggcggtggaggaggagcttaaGCGGGATCACGCCGAGATGCAGGCCGTGATCGAAGCCAAGCAGAAGATCATTGACGCGCAGGTACGGACATCAGACGGGTCACacctgttaccatgacaactgGGCCGTCAGGGTCCTTCATCAATCAATAAGCAGATGATCaataatcatcatcaaaaaTAAGGTCTCAAAAGGTTACCCAAGAACTTCTCCGGGTTCTGgtattgatcagtgatcagATGTTTTTCACTGGTTGGATCTGGATGAACTCTTACCTGGAAGTTAAAGGCGGAGTCACattagtgacatcatcaggggGACTGAAGGACGGTGGGTAACGCGGTCCGGCTGGTTTTCACTTCTCGTCGTGTCTCTCATCGTCTCTTCACTGATTTCAGGTCAGTAACGGATGTGAAATAGACCAATCAGGCAAGTAGTggctgtagccccgccccctcccctccccccccaccacctcccctcactctgtttttttttcccgtttTAGAACTATCAACACAcctgatcagccaatcagagagcagatAAAGTGTTTCATGTCAGTTTGTTCGGATCAATTTATTCAACTGATGAATTATTTAATCAATTAAATCGTGTTTCTGTAGCAGAAAGTCGTCTCTACAGGTGTAGCAGGTTTGGACCGAACCCGATTTGACCCGCTAGAGCGAGCACACATTTAGGCTAACGAGTGGCCCCGCCCACATTTATCAGCTTTATTTGTGACGGCGTCCTGGTACCGAACCAACGGGACTTAATTGATCCTCGCTGCTCCGGTGTGTTGACCTCTGAACTGGTTTGACTTCCGTTTGGCtgccccccgaccccccccacacGGCTCAAGGTCAATCTGAGGTCACAAAGCGGTTCTGATCCCAGCAGCGCTTCGTCTCACGTTTTCTTTGGTTTCAGCTTTTTGGGCCGTTTCAGTTTTTCTGCTGTCGGGTCAAAGACGCTCGGAACTGCCGTCCAATCAAACATCAGAACTGACGTCTTGTcccgcccccccacctgtcTCTGTCCAATCAGGAGAAGCGGATCGGCTCCCTCGACGCGGCGAACTCGCGGCTGATGGCGGCGCTGACTCAGGTGAAGGAGCGCTACAACCTCCGCAACGGCCTGTCACCCGGCAACCCCCCCGGCAACCCCACCAAACTGTCCATCACTGAGAACGGCGAGTTCAAAAACagcagctgctgactggctggaAAAGAGGACCTGAGGAGGGGCTTAAAGtgtaaccccgccccctccggAACGCGTGTGGATCGATCCATTAGAGTGTAAATACTGAAGGTTTGCGTGTACAGAGAGTATTCGTGTGCAGCTTCGCAGGAGAAGAAATTCTAACGAGTTTTCTAACCGACTTTTCTATGGTTTTTATTTGAATCTTTATGTTTTTGTTGCGACGgaagttggattttttttttttttttacttgacgaGTTTTTCTGGGGTTTTAATTTATTCCTCCGCGTCgtcctgtttgttgttgctgagCTACTGAATGGACTCtgaagggtcaaaggtcacacctGACTGCTGTGCACATATTGAATTAAAGTTGCCTGAGTCCGAGTGTTGCCTCTTTCATGTCAAGAaaagttttaatttattgtttacTCAAAGAATAAAAGTctttcaaacatttattttattttgcagaaaatgaTTTTGTCTTTAGCCCgtcaggattataaaaaaaCTACAGAAAGTATTTTACGTTAAATATTGAAATTGGTAAGGAAGTTTTTCTCTCTTGACTGTTGCACcgaaataa
Proteins encoded in this region:
- the rasal2 gene encoding ras GTPase-activating protein nGAP, which gives rise to MNRGRTPPEGCEDLVQVPYHWHHHRTPRQPAPEQPLDRYKWNTYACLAPTATNMAAPKGKGQSRERLSSRLLSLPRFIADDRSGDQPSTGNGGQTRPGTLRRIFPYLRSMSEPGPDGHQGREVGSESERRGTPISNFLASFYRRIGRVLRDDPDAQSGESDVKGPPAHRFSCGQSPYADSGVWERKMCILTDSQLVLLNKEDEAAGEDSPSNSSKARSLRRTVSVPSEGQFPDFPADGTTMLEASEERSPRRRSLSGLGGSEKAVPVENPSASPFRVPGFFSKRLKGSIKRTKSQTKLDRNTSFRLPAFRPADADRSRGLPKLKESTSHESLLSPGSAVEALDLNMEEGVLVKPLHSSILGQEFCFEVTFSGGSKCFSCTSAAERDKWMENLRRTIQPNKDNCRRAENLLRLWIIEAKDLPPKKRYFCELCLDDVLYARTTSKTRRDSLFWGEHFDLTGLPATRSVTVHVYRDVDKKKKKDKNNYVGLVNIPVAGVTGRQFVEKWYPVSTPAPSKAKGGGPSIRIKSRFQTVSILPMEQYKEFAEFVTNSYSTLCSVLEPVISVKNKEEMACALVRILQSTGRAKDFLTDLVMSEVDRCADHDVLIFRENTLATKAIEEYLKLVGQKYLHDALGEFIKALYESDENCEADPGRCSGADLSEHQSNLKMCCELAFCKIINSYCVFPRELKEVFAAWKQQCVARGHQQDISKRLISASLFLRFLCPAIMAPSLFNLMQEYPDDRTSRTLTLIAKVIQNLANFTKFGNKEEYMAFMNDFLEHEWAGMMRFLSEISNPETLSSTPGYEGYIDLGRELSVLHALLWEVVAQLDKGENSFLQATVAKLGPLPRILGDISRSLATPTPVQQQLRRFQDHNSAHSISGSLSSGLQRIFEDPADSRGEVRSLQSPVSDLMEGYVRGPRPLQRPPVRAPEERDDPLPNGRSVSLVDLQDAHSLHGPPPPSHHEAPPRLSRAGSQASIGPAPLNYPHSNPVTPKAKAPPRDCQPQSAPQVRRPLAPPPPLGQQRSLQPLSFQNPVYHLSNPAHGPPTRPAHDSSSENLSTESSHNSHSNSDDAGSQLGVKGRAPSSSSPDESGSRRSTRSEECPAPRRHAATAVAVPRQSTTAGTAHIVKVEQQSRGGGGAMTLRSIPHSASLRSSSSANTEPTPTAGLAARQQTASPVENVAPPPRTASKQQVASPVEAVAVAMSPVERTAAWVLNNGQYEEPEAEEEEEEEEGAGGARSKEEGGNTEKYELEISRLKERLRASGRRLEEYERRLMAQEQQMQKLLLEYKRRLEDGEERMRRQQEEKDGQMKSVICRLMAVEEELKRDHAEMQAVIEAKQKIIDAQEKRIGSLDAANSRLMAALTQVKERYNLRNGLSPGNPPGNPTKLSITENGEFKNSSC